The Quercus robur chromosome 7, dhQueRobu3.1, whole genome shotgun sequence genome has a segment encoding these proteins:
- the LOC126693801 gene encoding cycloartenol-C-24-methyltransferase-like isoform X1: protein MSKSGALDLASGVGGKLQKEQVLSTVQRYEKYHIHHGGDEEERKANYKDMVNKYYDLVTSFYEYGWGESFHFAARWKGESLRESIKRHEHFIALQLGLKPGQKVLDVGCGIGGPLREIARFSGASITGINNNEYQITRGKELNRIGEVDETCNYVKADFMKMPFSDNTFDAIFAIEATCHAPDAVDCYKEIYRVLKPGQCFAAYEWCITDSFDPLNQEHQRIKGEVELGNGLPGIRSKGQCLEALKVAGFEIIWEEDVAVNSPLPWYLPLDKNQFSLASFRVTAFGRFITRNMVKTLEFLGLAPEGSQRVQSFLEQAADALVEGGRKGIFSPMYFFLVQKPHS from the exons ATGTCAAAATCTGGAGCACTGGATCTTGCTTCTGGGGTTGGCGGGAAGCTTCAGAAGGAGCAAGTGCTTTCAACTGTTCAAAG ATATGAGAAGTATCACATACATCATGGAGGGGatgaggaagagagaaaagctAACTACAAGGACATG GTTAACAAATACTATGATCTTGTGACAAGCTTTTATGAATATGGCTGGGGTGAATCTTTCCATTTTGCAGCTAG ATGGAAGGGAGAATCATTAAGAGAGAGTATCAAGCGACACGAGCACTTTATTGCTCTGCAACTGGGTTTGAAGCCAGGACAGAAG GTGCTGGACGTAGGATGTGGAATTGGTGGGCCCCTGAGAGAAATTGCTAGATTTAG TGGTGCATCAATTACCGGGATAAACAACAACGAATATCAAATAACTAGAGGAAAG GAACTAAATCGCATTGGAGAGGTGGATGAGACCTGCAACTATGTTAAG GCGGACTTCATGAAAATGCCATTTTCTGACAATACTTTTGATGCAATATTTGCAATAGAAGCCACATGCCATGCACCAGATGCG GTTGATTGTTACAAAGAGATATACAGAGTGTTAAAGCCTGGCCAATGTTTTGCTGCTTATGAGTGGTGCATAACTGATTCTTTTGATCCCTTGAATCAAGAACACCAAAGGATTAAG GGTGAAGTTGAGCTTGGCAATGGACTTCCTGGCATCAGATCAAAGGGACAATGTCTTGAAGCCTTGAAAGTTGCAGGCTTTGAG ATCATATGGGAGGAGGATGTTGCTGTCAACTCGCCTCTCCCTTGGTATTTGCCTCTGGACAAAAATCAGTTCTCACTAGCTAGCTTCCGAGTAACAGCTTTTGGACGTTTTATCACTCGAAACATG GTCAAAACCTTAGAGTTCTTGGGCCTTGCTCCTGAGGGCAGTCAAAGAGTTCAGTCCTTCTTGGAGCAAGCAGCAGACGCTCTTGTTGAAGGTGGAAG GAAAGGGATCTTCTCACCAATGTACTTTTTCTTGGTCCAAAAGCCTCATTCCTAG
- the LOC126693801 gene encoding cycloartenol-C-24-methyltransferase-like isoform X2, whose product MHTICFNFAGIKFGVEFRYEKYHIHHGGDEEERKANYKDMVNKYYDLVTSFYEYGWGESFHFAARWKGESLRESIKRHEHFIALQLGLKPGQKVLDVGCGIGGPLREIARFSGASITGINNNEYQITRGKELNRIGEVDETCNYVKADFMKMPFSDNTFDAIFAIEATCHAPDAVDCYKEIYRVLKPGQCFAAYEWCITDSFDPLNQEHQRIKGEVELGNGLPGIRSKGQCLEALKVAGFEIIWEEDVAVNSPLPWYLPLDKNQFSLASFRVTAFGRFITRNMVKTLEFLGLAPEGSQRVQSFLEQAADALVEGGRKGIFSPMYFFLVQKPHS is encoded by the exons ATGCACACAATTTGCTTCAATTTTGCTGGTATAAAATTTGGTGTGGAATTCAGATATGAGAAGTATCACATACATCATGGAGGGGatgaggaagagagaaaagctAACTACAAGGACATG GTTAACAAATACTATGATCTTGTGACAAGCTTTTATGAATATGGCTGGGGTGAATCTTTCCATTTTGCAGCTAG ATGGAAGGGAGAATCATTAAGAGAGAGTATCAAGCGACACGAGCACTTTATTGCTCTGCAACTGGGTTTGAAGCCAGGACAGAAG GTGCTGGACGTAGGATGTGGAATTGGTGGGCCCCTGAGAGAAATTGCTAGATTTAG TGGTGCATCAATTACCGGGATAAACAACAACGAATATCAAATAACTAGAGGAAAG GAACTAAATCGCATTGGAGAGGTGGATGAGACCTGCAACTATGTTAAG GCGGACTTCATGAAAATGCCATTTTCTGACAATACTTTTGATGCAATATTTGCAATAGAAGCCACATGCCATGCACCAGATGCG GTTGATTGTTACAAAGAGATATACAGAGTGTTAAAGCCTGGCCAATGTTTTGCTGCTTATGAGTGGTGCATAACTGATTCTTTTGATCCCTTGAATCAAGAACACCAAAGGATTAAG GGTGAAGTTGAGCTTGGCAATGGACTTCCTGGCATCAGATCAAAGGGACAATGTCTTGAAGCCTTGAAAGTTGCAGGCTTTGAG ATCATATGGGAGGAGGATGTTGCTGTCAACTCGCCTCTCCCTTGGTATTTGCCTCTGGACAAAAATCAGTTCTCACTAGCTAGCTTCCGAGTAACAGCTTTTGGACGTTTTATCACTCGAAACATG GTCAAAACCTTAGAGTTCTTGGGCCTTGCTCCTGAGGGCAGTCAAAGAGTTCAGTCCTTCTTGGAGCAAGCAGCAGACGCTCTTGTTGAAGGTGGAAG GAAAGGGATCTTCTCACCAATGTACTTTTTCTTGGTCCAAAAGCCTCATTCCTAG
- the LOC126693801 gene encoding cycloartenol-C-24-methyltransferase-like isoform X3 — protein MNMAGVNLSILQLGKDELLAWKGESLRESIKRHEHFIALQLGLKPGQKVLDVGCGIGGPLREIARFSGASITGINNNEYQITRGKELNRIGEVDETCNYVKADFMKMPFSDNTFDAIFAIEATCHAPDAVDCYKEIYRVLKPGQCFAAYEWCITDSFDPLNQEHQRIKGEVELGNGLPGIRSKGQCLEALKVAGFEIIWEEDVAVNSPLPWYLPLDKNQFSLASFRVTAFGRFITRNMVKTLEFLGLAPEGSQRVQSFLEQAADALVEGGRKGIFSPMYFFLVQKPHS, from the exons ATGAATATGGCTGGGGTGAATCTTTCCATTTTGCAGCTAGGTAAGGATGAATTATTGGC ATGGAAGGGAGAATCATTAAGAGAGAGTATCAAGCGACACGAGCACTTTATTGCTCTGCAACTGGGTTTGAAGCCAGGACAGAAG GTGCTGGACGTAGGATGTGGAATTGGTGGGCCCCTGAGAGAAATTGCTAGATTTAG TGGTGCATCAATTACCGGGATAAACAACAACGAATATCAAATAACTAGAGGAAAG GAACTAAATCGCATTGGAGAGGTGGATGAGACCTGCAACTATGTTAAG GCGGACTTCATGAAAATGCCATTTTCTGACAATACTTTTGATGCAATATTTGCAATAGAAGCCACATGCCATGCACCAGATGCG GTTGATTGTTACAAAGAGATATACAGAGTGTTAAAGCCTGGCCAATGTTTTGCTGCTTATGAGTGGTGCATAACTGATTCTTTTGATCCCTTGAATCAAGAACACCAAAGGATTAAG GGTGAAGTTGAGCTTGGCAATGGACTTCCTGGCATCAGATCAAAGGGACAATGTCTTGAAGCCTTGAAAGTTGCAGGCTTTGAG ATCATATGGGAGGAGGATGTTGCTGTCAACTCGCCTCTCCCTTGGTATTTGCCTCTGGACAAAAATCAGTTCTCACTAGCTAGCTTCCGAGTAACAGCTTTTGGACGTTTTATCACTCGAAACATG GTCAAAACCTTAGAGTTCTTGGGCCTTGCTCCTGAGGGCAGTCAAAGAGTTCAGTCCTTCTTGGAGCAAGCAGCAGACGCTCTTGTTGAAGGTGGAAG GAAAGGGATCTTCTCACCAATGTACTTTTTCTTGGTCCAAAAGCCTCATTCCTAG